The Polluticoccus soli sequence AGCGGTTCTTTTACCGGCTCACGGAAGATAACGCCCGGCGCTTTACGCTCCAGTGGCATTTCATACAGGTCACCTTTCAGCGGACCTTTACCATCGATAGGCTCACCCAGTGTATTTACTACACGGCCGGCCATACCTTCACCTACTTTAATAGAGGCGATCTTACCGGTACGTTTTACCTGAGCACCTTCTTTAATGTCGGTATACTCACCCATCATTACCACACCCACGTTATCCTCTTCAAGGTTCAGGGCGATGGCTTTAACGCCGTTCTCAAATTCAACCAGTTCACCCTGGCGCACGCCATTCAGGCCATATACGCGGGCGATACCATCACCTACCTGAAGTACGGTACCTACTTCTTCCAGGTTGGCAGAAGCGTTGAAGTTGGTTAACTGCTGGCGAAGTATCGCCGATATTTCATCCGGTTTAATCTCAACCATGATTTATTGATTTATAATTCAAAAAGTTGTTTCTAAAATTAATTACCCAGTTCGCTAACGTATATGTTCTTCAGGAACTGCGCTTTTACATCATTCAGGTCGCGGCGAATGCTGGCGTCAACCAGGTTATCACCTACCTGCAGTACAAACCCGCCTATCAGCTCCGGTTTGATCTCTTCTTTCAGTTCGATCTTGGCACCTGGCATACCGGCTTCTACTTTGGCGCGGATAGCTTGCTTCACGCTATCGCTGAGCGGCATAGCTGAAGACAGCTTAACGGTTTTGATGTTTTTCATCTCCTTGTACTGGCTGATGAAAGCATCCGCAATTTCAGGCAGATTGCCTTCGCGGCCTTTGTTCACCAGCAGGGCGATGAAGGCCTTGCTCAGTGCACTGAGACGTTCGCCGATAACAGCATTGATGATCGTTTGCTTTTTGTCAGCTTTTATGATCGGGCTGCGCAGCATGTTGGCAAAGTCGCGGCTCTGGTGACTAACAGCTGACAGCAACTGTACATCCGCCAAAGTTGTCTCTAACTGGTTTTGCTCAATGGCAAGGTCCAGCAGCGATTTTGCATAACGTGACGCGAGACGTGGATTTTGCATAGTATCTA is a genomic window containing:
- the atpH gene encoding ATP synthase F1 subunit delta, which gives rise to MQNPRLASRYAKSLLDLAIEQNQLETTLADVQLLSAVSHQSRDFANMLRSPIIKADKKQTIINAVIGERLSALSKAFIALLVNKGREGNLPEIADAFISQYKEMKNIKTVKLSSAMPLSDSVKQAIRAKVEAGMPGAKIELKEEIKPELIGGFVLQVGDNLVDASIRRDLNDVKAQFLKNIYVSELGN